The Paenibacillus sp. RUD330 genome has a segment encoding these proteins:
- a CDS encoding Fur family transcriptional regulator: MAGTKTNGTAKVMLDAMSRSGWRITDQRRKLADIFSATEGYLSPKDVYEAMAVSYPGVSFDTVYRNLRLMSEMGVLEQFYSMDAGLKFKAACFHHHHHHLICTNCEKTLTFDYCPMEQEMRLPGNFKIMNHRFEVYGICEHCQKEQAGS; encoded by the coding sequence ATGGCGGGAACGAAGACGAACGGAACAGCCAAAGTGATGCTGGATGCGATGTCGAGGAGCGGATGGAGAATTACCGATCAGCGCCGCAAGCTGGCGGATATTTTCTCTGCGACCGAAGGTTATTTGTCTCCCAAGGATGTGTACGAGGCGATGGCGGTCTCTTACCCCGGCGTAAGCTTCGATACGGTGTACCGCAACTTGCGGCTCATGAGCGAGATGGGCGTGCTCGAACAGTTCTATTCCATGGACGCCGGGCTCAAGTTCAAAGCCGCCTGCTTCCATCACCACCATCATCATCTCATCTGCACGAACTGCGAGAAGACGCTTACCTTCGACTATTGTCCGATGGAGCAGGAAATGCGGCTGCCGGGCAACTTCAAGATCATGAACCACCGGTTCGAAGTCTACGGCATTTGCGAGCACTGCCAAAAGGAGCAAGCGGGGAGCTGA
- a CDS encoding metal ABC transporter ATP-binding protein — translation MLLASLKDVDFGYSDVPTLHNASLEVHSAEFVAVTGPNGASKTTLLKLMLGLLKPWKGKVQLARRRDDGSRLTVSYVPQQIAAFNGGFPSNVYEFVLSGVHSRGSWLRKVTEKDRAAAEKSLRQVGMWQLRSRRIGELSGGQKQRIIIARALTQRPDLLIMDEPTTGMDQESRAGFYELMRHMVEVHGMAIVMVTHGLDECRPYLDRIIELERKGEGGWKCCSTTLCNGHFVPAG, via the coding sequence ATGCTTCTGGCATCCTTGAAAGACGTGGACTTCGGATACAGCGATGTGCCGACGCTCCACAACGCCTCCCTCGAGGTGCACAGCGCCGAGTTCGTCGCCGTGACGGGACCGAACGGAGCGTCCAAGACGACGCTGCTCAAGCTCATGCTCGGCTTGCTGAAGCCGTGGAAAGGCAAGGTGCAGCTGGCGCGGAGACGGGATGACGGAAGTAGGCTGACCGTCAGCTATGTGCCGCAGCAGATCGCCGCCTTCAACGGAGGCTTTCCGAGCAACGTGTACGAGTTCGTCCTCTCCGGCGTCCACAGCCGCGGCTCCTGGCTCCGCAAGGTGACGGAGAAGGACCGGGCAGCGGCGGAAAAATCGCTTCGCCAGGTCGGCATGTGGCAGCTCCGCAGCCGCCGCATCGGCGAGCTGTCCGGCGGGCAGAAGCAGCGCATCATCATCGCGAGGGCGCTGACCCAGCGGCCGGATCTGCTCATCATGGACGAGCCGACGACAGGCATGGATCAGGAAAGCCGGGCCGGATTTTACGAGCTGATGCGCCATATGGTCGAAGTCCACGGCATGGCCATCGTCATGGTGACGCATGGCCTGGATGAATGCCGCCCTTACCTGGACCGGATCATTGAGCTGGAGAGAAAGGGGGAGGGCGGATGGAAATGCTGCAGTACGACTTTATGCAACGGGCATTTTGTGCCGGCGGGCTGA
- a CDS encoding metal ABC transporter permease: MEMLQYDFMQRAFCAGGLIAVIASVLGVYLMLRRQALMADMLSHVSLAGVAAGAYLNWNPTLSGFLTAIVGAVAVEYVRRSYKTYSEISVAIIMVGGLSTAVVLMSLNKSISKSFTSYLFGSVVAVDQTQLILMAAVTVIGGLFFFLLRRPLYQMTFDEETARVSGLPVGLISMMFSVLTGMIVAAAMPVVGVLLVSSLIVLPASLAIRIASRFSAALLLAVVIGLTGVFTGLTASYQLSLPPGGTIALVLLALLLIGVGLKKAIRFVRSKSSHVAAADTEMHTYGPIPRLSEDSHNH, from the coding sequence ATGGAAATGCTGCAGTACGACTTTATGCAACGGGCATTTTGTGCCGGCGGGCTGATCGCGGTCATCGCTTCCGTGCTCGGCGTGTACCTCATGCTCAGACGGCAGGCTCTCATGGCGGACATGCTCTCCCATGTCTCTCTGGCGGGAGTCGCCGCAGGGGCATACCTCAATTGGAACCCGACCCTGTCGGGCTTCCTGACTGCCATCGTGGGGGCGGTAGCGGTCGAATATGTCCGCCGTTCCTACAAGACGTACAGCGAGATATCGGTCGCGATCATCATGGTCGGAGGGCTCTCGACGGCGGTCGTCCTCATGAGCCTGAACAAGAGCATCAGCAAAAGCTTCACGTCGTATCTGTTCGGATCCGTCGTCGCGGTCGATCAGACCCAGCTCATCCTGATGGCGGCCGTGACGGTCATCGGCGGCTTGTTCTTCTTCCTGCTGCGGCGTCCGCTGTACCAGATGACCTTCGACGAGGAGACGGCGCGCGTCAGCGGCCTTCCCGTCGGGCTCATCTCGATGATGTTCAGCGTGCTTACCGGTATGATCGTCGCCGCTGCGATGCCGGTCGTCGGCGTGCTGCTCGTCTCCTCGCTGATCGTCCTGCCGGCATCGCTGGCGATCCGGATCGCCAGCCGCTTCAGCGCCGCGCTGCTGCTCGCCGTCGTCATCGGCCTGACAGGCGTGTTCACCGGCCTCACGGCCTCTTACCAGCTGAGCCTGCCTCCGGGCGGCACGATCGCGTTGGTTCTCCTCGCTCTGCTGCTGATCGGCGTCGGACTCAAGAAAGCGATCCGGTTCGTGCGCTCCAAGAGCAGCCATGTGGCGGCTGCCGATACGGAGATGCATACCTACGGCCCGATTCCAAGGTTGAGCGAGGATTCACATAACCATTAA
- a CDS encoding metal ABC transporter substrate-binding protein, whose translation MNSKWIRSTAAAAALALVLAGCGTKTDGNAASPESAEGKLKVVATFYPMAEFSRQVGGDLVDVTALVPVGTEPHDWEPSAKDMSRISDADVFVYNGIVEEWAERALESAGSTKRVAVEASSGIELLEGVEEDGHEGHDHESGSAEESHGHPVDPHVWLSPALAMKEVRSIEAAFSKAAPEHAEQFKQNADAYASKLQELDGEFKSELSDVKRKDFITSHAAFAYLAKEYGLKQVPIAGLSPEQEPSPEQMAQVVKFVKDNNVRTIFFEELADSKIADTIAAETGAGTDVLNPLEGLTQEETAAQEDYISIMKKNLAALKKALNE comes from the coding sequence ATGAACAGCAAGTGGATTCGAAGCACGGCTGCCGCCGCTGCGTTGGCGCTGGTCCTAGCGGGCTGCGGCACCAAGACGGACGGGAACGCCGCTTCCCCCGAAAGCGCAGAAGGCAAGCTCAAGGTTGTCGCCACCTTTTATCCGATGGCGGAATTCAGCCGTCAGGTCGGCGGGGATCTCGTCGATGTCACCGCTCTCGTCCCGGTCGGCACGGAGCCCCATGACTGGGAGCCGAGCGCAAAGGACATGTCCAGGATCAGCGATGCGGATGTGTTCGTCTACAACGGCATCGTGGAGGAATGGGCGGAGCGCGCGCTGGAGAGCGCCGGCAGTACCAAGCGGGTTGCCGTCGAAGCGAGCAGCGGCATCGAGCTGCTGGAAGGCGTCGAGGAGGATGGGCATGAAGGCCACGATCATGAAAGCGGCAGCGCCGAAGAGTCCCATGGACACCCCGTCGATCCCCATGTGTGGCTGAGCCCGGCTCTGGCGATGAAGGAAGTGCGCAGCATCGAAGCGGCATTCAGCAAGGCCGCCCCCGAGCATGCGGAGCAGTTCAAGCAGAACGCGGATGCTTACGCCTCCAAGCTCCAGGAGTTGGATGGAGAATTCAAATCCGAGCTGTCCGATGTCAAGCGCAAGGACTTCATCACGTCCCATGCGGCCTTCGCTTATCTGGCCAAGGAATACGGCTTGAAGCAGGTTCCGATAGCGGGATTGTCGCCGGAGCAGGAGCCTTCGCCGGAGCAGATGGCTCAGGTCGTCAAGTTCGTCAAGGACAACAACGTCCGCACCATTTTCTTCGAAGAGCTGGCCGACTCCAAAATCGCCGATACGATTGCGGCCGAGACGGGCGCAGGCACGGATGTCCTCAATCCGCTGGAAGGCTTGACGCAGGAAGAGACGGCGGCGCAGGAGGACTATATCTCCATCATGAAGAAGAACCTGGCTGCATTGAAGAAAGCTTTGAACGAGTGA
- a CDS encoding GTP-binding protein: MTMEPRETKEAGSNANKEGKTESNSGRILPVTVLSGYLGSGKTTLLNHILANRDGMRVAVIVNDLSEVNIDATLIRDGGGLSRVDEKLVEMSNGCICCTLREDLLREVERLAQENRFDYILIESTGVGEPVPVAQTFSYADEESGIDLSRFCRLDTMATVVDASRFWHDLGSGDSLLARKQAVDESDSRDVADLLIDQIEFCDVLILNKCDLVPEQELAKLEAALRRLQPRAKLVRAEHGRVAPAELLNTGRFDFEEASSSAGWLKELEQPVHVPETDEYGISSFVYERARPFHPRRLEQWMGDWPEQIVRAKGFMWLASRMDTAQSISQAGPSITFGPMGYWAAALPDEELDMLMSEQPDLKQDWHPLYGDRINRIVFIGIGLEADKVAASLDGCLLTDEEMADDWSRLEDDLPGAS; the protein is encoded by the coding sequence TTGACTATGGAGCCCCGAGAGACGAAAGAAGCCGGCAGCAATGCGAATAAGGAAGGAAAAACGGAGAGCAATTCCGGAAGGATCTTGCCGGTCACCGTACTGAGCGGCTACCTGGGCTCGGGCAAGACGACGCTGTTGAACCATATTCTGGCCAACCGGGATGGAATGCGGGTGGCGGTCATCGTCAACGACCTCAGCGAAGTCAATATCGACGCAACCTTGATCAGGGATGGAGGAGGGCTTTCCCGTGTGGATGAAAAGCTCGTGGAGATGTCCAACGGCTGCATCTGCTGCACGCTCCGCGAGGATCTGCTGCGCGAGGTCGAGCGGCTCGCTCAGGAGAACCGCTTCGATTATATCCTGATCGAATCGACCGGGGTAGGCGAGCCGGTGCCAGTCGCCCAGACGTTCTCTTATGCCGACGAGGAATCGGGCATCGACCTGTCCCGCTTCTGCCGGCTCGATACGATGGCTACGGTCGTGGATGCGAGCCGCTTCTGGCATGATCTCGGTTCCGGAGATTCGCTGCTGGCGAGGAAGCAGGCTGTCGACGAAAGCGACAGCCGGGATGTGGCCGACTTGCTGATCGACCAGATCGAGTTTTGCGATGTGCTGATCTTGAACAAATGCGATCTGGTTCCCGAGCAGGAGCTGGCGAAGCTGGAAGCGGCGCTGCGCCGTCTCCAGCCCCGGGCGAAGCTGGTCCGCGCCGAGCATGGCAGGGTGGCTCCTGCGGAGCTGTTGAATACCGGGCGCTTCGATTTTGAAGAGGCGAGCTCGTCGGCGGGGTGGCTGAAAGAGCTCGAGCAGCCGGTCCATGTTCCGGAAACGGACGAGTACGGCATTTCCAGCTTCGTCTACGAACGCGCGCGCCCCTTCCATCCGCGCAGGCTGGAGCAATGGATGGGGGATTGGCCGGAGCAGATCGTCCGGGCAAAAGGCTTCATGTGGCTGGCGAGCCGGATGGACACGGCGCAGTCCATCAGCCAGGCGGGACCATCCATCACCTTCGGGCCGATGGGATACTGGGCAGCGGCGCTTCCGGACGAGGAGCTTGACATGCTCATGAGCGAGCAGCCGGATCTGAAGCAGGACTGGCATCCGCTCTACGGAGACAGGATCAACCGGATCGTCTTCATCGGAATCGGGCTCGAGGCGGACAAGGTTGCCGCTTCCCTGGACGGCTGCCTGCTTACGGATGAGGAAATGGCGGACGATTGGAGCCGGCTGGAAGATGACTTGCCGGGAGCGTCCTAG
- a CDS encoding CobW family GTP-binding protein, producing MSIPVYILTGFLGSGKTTLLLNLLVETERRGLKPGILMNELGREDVDGAIVQEKISLPVQKLLDGCICCTKRSEVEASLKQLAAGEPDLIIMELTGVADPAELVAMFSPSNDELPPGLQLERVLTVVDASRFLEHNSRFSAERQLVRLLRSQVSEADIVLMNKSDLAPAGELDKVHKSLRKLNGKAALLPSVRCSMDVASLLHSVHPRPKAPDPRQPAAGTAMQPAGALHPSRAATPAPFRMASPAAAHHGHPEGNPAAAIRSLTLSMPDKMQLDAQAVEAFLARHEACLLRAKGHLVAGGRMLLLQFSSGRVEWSPSNYPGKPYLVLIGTDLPEQRLAEEWKLLKLS from the coding sequence ATGTCTATTCCCGTATATATATTGACCGGATTTCTGGGCAGCGGCAAGACGACCCTGCTGCTGAACCTGCTCGTTGAGACGGAGCGGCGGGGCTTGAAGCCGGGAATTCTGATGAACGAGCTCGGTCGCGAGGATGTGGACGGCGCGATCGTGCAGGAGAAGATCAGCCTGCCGGTCCAGAAGCTGCTGGACGGCTGCATCTGCTGCACCAAAAGAAGCGAGGTGGAGGCAAGCCTGAAACAGCTGGCGGCCGGAGAACCGGATCTGATCATCATGGAATTGACCGGAGTGGCGGACCCTGCCGAGCTTGTCGCCATGTTCTCCCCCTCGAATGACGAGCTTCCTCCCGGACTCCAGCTCGAACGGGTCCTGACCGTCGTGGACGCATCCCGGTTCCTGGAGCACAACAGCCGCTTCTCCGCGGAGAGGCAGCTGGTGCGCCTGCTCCGCAGCCAGGTGAGCGAGGCCGATATCGTACTCATGAACAAATCCGATCTGGCTCCGGCCGGCGAGCTCGACAAAGTCCATAAATCCTTGCGCAAGCTGAACGGGAAAGCGGCTCTCTTGCCGTCCGTCCGCTGTTCCATGGACGTCGCTTCGCTGCTCCACTCCGTTCATCCCCGTCCTAAGGCGCCGGATCCCCGGCAGCCGGCTGCCGGGACGGCGATGCAGCCGGCGGGCGCGCTGCATCCTTCCCGCGCAGCGACGCCCGCTCCTTTTCGAATGGCGTCCCCCGCCGCTGCCCATCACGGGCATCCCGAAGGGAATCCAGCCGCAGCGATTCGTTCGCTGACCCTTTCTATGCCCGACAAGATGCAGCTGGACGCCCAAGCGGTCGAAGCCTTCCTGGCCCGCCACGAAGCCTGTCTGCTCCGCGCCAAAGGACATCTCGTCGCCGGCGGCCGAATGCTGCTGCTGCAATTCAGCAGCGGGAGGGTGGAATGGAGTCCATCCAATTACCCCGGCAAGCCTTACCTGGTGCTGATCGGCACCGATCTGCCCGAGCAGAGGCTGGCCGAGGAATGGAAGCTGCTGAAGCTGTCTTGA
- a CDS encoding transcriptional repressor translates to MSQHAIALMDAVNSMVVGKGYRLTPQRRATLEVLIGNESDHLSAEDIYLKVKKLHPEIGLATVYRTLELLSELAVVEKMHFGDGVVRYDLRASGQAHMHHHLICSRCGLVKEIQDDWLAELEARVAREYGFAVTDHRLDFTGTYMHCGRKSCRRKAVS, encoded by the coding sequence ATGTCCCAGCATGCGATTGCACTCATGGATGCTGTCAACAGCATGGTCGTCGGAAAAGGGTACAGGCTGACCCCGCAAAGGCGGGCGACGCTGGAAGTGCTGATCGGGAACGAGAGCGACCATCTCAGCGCAGAGGACATCTATTTGAAAGTCAAAAAGCTTCATCCGGAAATCGGCCTTGCGACGGTCTACCGGACGCTGGAGCTGCTGAGCGAGCTCGCCGTCGTGGAGAAGATGCATTTCGGCGACGGGGTTGTCCGCTATGATCTGCGGGCGTCGGGCCAGGCACATATGCATCATCATCTCATCTGCAGCCGATGCGGGCTCGTCAAGGAAATCCAAGACGACTGGCTGGCTGAGCTGGAAGCCAGAGTGGCGAGGGAATACGGCTTTGCCGTAACCGACCACAGGCTGGACTTCACCGGCACGTACATGCACTGCGGCCGGAAGAGCTGCCGGCGCAAAGCCGTTTCGTGA